One part of the Lapillicoccus jejuensis genome encodes these proteins:
- a CDS encoding glycoside hydrolase family 3 protein: MTAAHPTRRTVLGGLAAGAAGAALVGSAGAASAATAPPLTAAGKRWVAATLAGMTLEEKVGQLFVQYVYGPTATTADDRNTALYGVATAREAIRKYHLGGVIYFAWSDNVGGGPQQVAGLSNGLQRAALSAGAKVPLTLTIDQEQGIVTRIGPPATQFPGSMALGAGRSTADARTAARITGRELRAMGLTTDAAPDADVNVNPLNPVIGVRSFGSDPTLVSRMVTAQVGGYQQDAGISATAKHFPGHGDTATDSHTGFPVITHTKAQWETIDAPPFRAAVAADIDMIMTAHIQFPSLDASGDPATLSQPILTGLLRDELGYDGVVITDSLEMQGVRDLYGDPEVAVRALLAGVDHLLMTPSVDASFHAVLDAVGSGRLPMADLDAKVTRILSLKHRRGVVASPYVHPGAVMTVVGTPSHLATADAVSRRTTTLVRNDDGVLPLAVSGKKVLVTGYGVTTTATLGTALGGHGATTTVLSTGTAPTDATIQSAVDAAAGQDAVVVSSYKVSAYPAQKTLVDRLRATGVPVVVVAVNDPYDVAYLGDAPTYLAAYSYSPVALTAAAAVVAGAVNPSGRLPVVVPVAGDPTQTLYPFGYGLHY, encoded by the coding sequence ATGACCGCCGCCCACCCCACCCGCCGCACCGTGCTCGGAGGGCTCGCCGCCGGGGCCGCCGGGGCCGCCCTGGTCGGCTCCGCCGGGGCCGCCTCGGCCGCCACCGCCCCGCCCCTGACGGCCGCCGGCAAGCGGTGGGTCGCTGCCACCCTGGCCGGGATGACGCTGGAGGAGAAGGTCGGCCAGCTCTTCGTCCAGTACGTCTACGGGCCTACGGCCACCACGGCCGACGACCGCAACACCGCGCTGTACGGCGTCGCGACCGCCCGCGAGGCGATCCGCAAGTACCACCTCGGCGGCGTCATCTACTTCGCCTGGAGCGACAACGTCGGCGGCGGCCCGCAGCAGGTCGCGGGGCTGTCCAACGGTCTCCAGCGCGCGGCGCTCTCGGCGGGGGCGAAGGTCCCGCTCACTCTCACCATCGACCAGGAGCAGGGCATCGTCACGCGGATCGGGCCGCCGGCGACGCAGTTCCCCGGCTCGATGGCCCTGGGCGCCGGCCGCAGCACCGCCGACGCGCGGACCGCGGCCCGGATCACCGGCCGCGAGCTGCGGGCCATGGGCCTGACGACGGACGCGGCGCCCGACGCGGACGTCAACGTCAACCCGCTCAACCCCGTCATCGGGGTGCGCTCGTTCGGCTCCGACCCGACGCTCGTCTCGCGGATGGTCACGGCCCAGGTCGGCGGCTACCAGCAGGACGCCGGGATCAGCGCCACGGCCAAGCACTTCCCGGGCCACGGCGACACGGCGACCGACAGCCACACCGGTTTCCCCGTCATCACCCACACCAAGGCGCAGTGGGAGACCATCGACGCCCCGCCGTTCCGGGCGGCCGTCGCCGCCGACATCGACATGATCATGACCGCGCACATCCAGTTCCCGTCGCTGGACGCCTCGGGCGACCCGGCGACGCTGTCGCAGCCCATCCTCACCGGGCTGCTGCGCGACGAGCTCGGCTACGACGGCGTCGTCATCACCGACTCGCTCGAGATGCAGGGCGTGCGGGACCTGTACGGCGACCCCGAGGTCGCCGTCCGCGCGCTGCTCGCCGGGGTCGACCACCTGCTCATGACCCCGTCCGTCGACGCGTCCTTCCACGCCGTCCTCGACGCCGTGGGGTCCGGCCGCCTCCCGATGGCCGACCTCGACGCCAAGGTCACCCGGATCCTGTCGCTCAAGCACCGCCGCGGCGTCGTCGCGTCGCCGTACGTCCACCCCGGCGCGGTGATGACCGTCGTCGGCACGCCGTCTCACCTCGCGACGGCCGACGCGGTGAGCCGGCGGACGACGACCCTCGTGCGCAACGACGACGGTGTCCTGCCGCTCGCCGTGAGCGGGAAGAAGGTGCTCGTCACCGGCTACGGCGTGACGACGACGGCGACGCTCGGGACGGCGCTCGGTGGCCACGGCGCGACGACGACGGTGCTGTCGACCGGGACGGCACCGACCGACGCGACGATCCAGTCGGCCGTCGACGCGGCGGCCGGGCAGGACGCCGTCGTCGTGTCGTCGTACAAGGTCAGCGCCTACCCCGCGCAGAAGACGCTCGTCGACCGGCTGCGCGCGACCGGGGTCCCGGTGGTCGTCGTCGCGGTCAACGACCCGTACGACGTCGCCTACCTCGGTGACGCGCCGACCTACCTGGCCGCCTACTCCTACAGCCCCGTCGCGCTGACCGCCGCCGCGGCCGTCGTCGCCGGCGCCGTGAACCCGTCCGGCCGGCTGCCCGTGGTCGTCCCCGTCGCCGGGGACCCGACCCAGACGCTGTACCCCTTCGGGTACGGCCTGCACTACTGA
- a CDS encoding MFS transporter: MTTTARPATTRPVAPEEGSPPSGGGGTSKWVVLSNTTLGVLIATVNSSILLIALPDIFRGLGINPLAAGNTSYLLWLMMGYMVVTAVLVVSFGRLGDMYGRVKMYNAGFAIFTVFSIALAATPFDGTRGALWMIVMRVLQGVGGALLMANSSAIITDAFPADQRGLGLGLNMVAGIAGSFIGLVLGGILAPLDWRLVFLVSVPVSLFGTVWAYLKLQDNGVRQHGRIDWWGNLTFAVGLISVLVGITYGIQPYGGHIMGWTSPFVLSCLIGGAAVLAVFCVIETRIADPMFRLDLFRIRAFTAGNLASLLSGLGRGGLMFVLIIWLQGIWLPARGYSFESTPLWAGIFMLPMTVGFLVAGPVSGWLSDRYGARPFATGGMVVAALSFVWLMLLPVDFTYWQFAVALLLNGLGMGLFASPNRTGIMNSLPGNRRGVGAGMSTTFQNSAMVLSIGIFFSLMVVGLAGSLPQAMASGLTAHGVSAAQAQQVAALPPVSVLFASLLGYNPIQSILGTSTLSHLPAGDASYLTGRSFFPSLISGPFHQGLVVAFAFAIVACLVAAVASWLRGHKYVHVDETGHIVVDDGRPEGDAVDDVTDEARTDAAEAALR; the protein is encoded by the coding sequence ATGACCACGACAGCCCGCCCCGCCACCACCCGACCCGTCGCGCCCGAGGAGGGGTCACCGCCGTCGGGCGGCGGCGGGACCTCCAAGTGGGTCGTGCTGTCGAACACGACGCTCGGCGTCCTCATCGCGACGGTCAACAGCTCGATCCTGCTCATCGCGCTGCCGGACATCTTCCGCGGGCTGGGGATCAACCCGCTCGCCGCGGGCAACACGAGCTACCTGCTCTGGCTGATGATGGGCTACATGGTCGTCACGGCCGTGCTCGTCGTGAGCTTCGGCCGGCTGGGCGACATGTACGGCCGCGTGAAGATGTACAACGCCGGCTTCGCGATCTTCACCGTCTTCTCCATCGCCCTGGCCGCGACGCCGTTCGACGGCACCCGCGGGGCGCTGTGGATGATCGTCATGCGCGTGCTGCAGGGCGTCGGCGGGGCGCTGCTCATGGCCAACTCGAGCGCGATCATCACCGACGCGTTCCCCGCCGACCAGCGCGGTCTCGGCCTGGGCCTCAACATGGTCGCCGGCATCGCCGGGTCGTTCATCGGTCTCGTCCTCGGTGGCATCCTCGCGCCGCTGGACTGGCGGCTGGTCTTCCTCGTGTCGGTGCCGGTGAGCCTCTTCGGCACCGTCTGGGCCTACCTCAAGCTGCAGGACAACGGGGTGCGCCAGCACGGGCGGATCGACTGGTGGGGCAACCTCACCTTCGCCGTCGGTCTCATCTCCGTCCTCGTCGGGATCACCTACGGCATCCAGCCCTACGGCGGGCACATCATGGGGTGGACCAGCCCGTTCGTGCTCTCCTGCCTCATCGGTGGCGCGGCGGTCCTCGCGGTCTTCTGCGTCATCGAGACCCGCATCGCGGACCCGATGTTCCGGCTCGACCTGTTCCGGATCCGCGCCTTCACGGCCGGCAACCTCGCCAGCCTGCTGTCCGGGCTCGGCCGTGGCGGCCTGATGTTCGTCCTCATCATCTGGCTCCAGGGGATCTGGCTGCCGGCGCGCGGCTACTCGTTCGAGTCGACGCCGCTGTGGGCGGGCATCTTCATGCTGCCGATGACCGTCGGCTTCCTGGTCGCGGGTCCGGTGTCCGGCTGGCTGTCGGACCGGTACGGCGCGCGGCCGTTCGCCACCGGCGGCATGGTCGTGGCCGCGCTGAGCTTCGTCTGGCTCATGCTGCTCCCGGTCGACTTCACCTACTGGCAGTTCGCGGTAGCCCTGCTGCTCAACGGACTCGGCATGGGGCTCTTCGCCTCGCCGAACCGGACGGGCATCATGAACTCGCTTCCCGGGAACCGGCGCGGCGTCGGTGCCGGGATGAGCACGACGTTCCAGAACTCCGCGATGGTGCTGTCGATCGGCATCTTCTTCTCGCTCATGGTCGTCGGCCTCGCCGGGTCGCTGCCGCAGGCGATGGCGAGCGGGCTCACTGCTCACGGCGTGAGCGCGGCCCAGGCCCAGCAGGTCGCGGCGCTGCCGCCGGTGTCGGTGCTGTTCGCCTCGCTGCTCGGCTACAACCCGATCCAGTCGATCCTCGGGACGTCGACGCTGTCGCACCTGCCGGCCGGCGACGCGTCGTACCTCACCGGGCGCAGCTTCTTCCCCTCGCTGATCTCCGGGCCGTTCCACCAGGGGCTGGTCGTGGCCTTCGCGTTCGCCATCGTCGCCTGCCTCGTCGCCGCGGTCGCGTCGTGGCTGCGGGGGCACAAGTACGTGCACGTCGACGAGACCGGGCACATCGTCGTCGACGACGGCCGACCCGAGGGCGACGCGGTCGACGACGTCACCGACGAGGCGCGCACGGACGCGGCCGAGGCCGCGCTCCGGTGA
- a CDS encoding sugar phosphate isomerase/epimerase family protein, whose amino-acid sequence MAISVAGAPVNFGVFELTPDDPGLVLPTGEQVATALERDGYAGVDLGPVGFLGRGRELRDRLRGHGLELAGGWVDLPFSDDEAFAAALPSLDEALDVFSDALEAHPGRAPLPTLADSGDAQRKANPGGGAGHRLDEEGWDRFARNLATAAARVRGRGLEPTFHHHACTFVETPEEVDEFLARTDVDLTFDTGHLLIGGGDVLTAWERWRPRINHLHLKDVRVPVLREIVGNGGGMIDVWSGGTFVPFGEGDLPMAQLMDDVVASGWDGWLVVEQDLYPVAGSDPAAPYRDSGTNREVLRRWV is encoded by the coding sequence GTGGCGATCTCCGTGGCCGGTGCCCCCGTGAACTTCGGCGTGTTCGAGCTGACCCCCGACGACCCGGGCCTGGTGCTCCCGACGGGCGAGCAGGTCGCCACGGCGCTGGAGCGGGACGGGTACGCCGGCGTCGACCTCGGCCCCGTCGGCTTCCTCGGCCGCGGTCGCGAGCTGCGCGACCGGCTGCGCGGGCACGGGCTGGAGCTGGCCGGCGGCTGGGTCGACCTGCCGTTCAGCGACGACGAGGCCTTCGCGGCGGCGCTGCCCAGCCTGGACGAGGCGCTCGACGTCTTCTCCGACGCCCTCGAGGCGCACCCCGGCCGGGCCCCCCTGCCGACGCTCGCCGACAGCGGCGACGCGCAGCGCAAGGCGAACCCCGGCGGGGGAGCGGGGCACCGCCTCGACGAGGAGGGGTGGGACCGCTTCGCCCGCAACCTCGCCACGGCCGCCGCGCGGGTGAGGGGGCGCGGTCTGGAGCCGACCTTCCACCACCACGCCTGCACCTTCGTCGAGACCCCCGAGGAGGTCGACGAGTTCCTCGCCCGCACGGACGTCGACCTCACCTTCGACACCGGCCACCTGCTCATCGGCGGCGGCGACGTGCTGACCGCGTGGGAGCGCTGGCGGCCTCGGATCAACCACCTGCACCTCAAGGACGTCCGCGTCCCCGTGCTGCGCGAGATCGTCGGCAACGGCGGCGGGATGATCGACGTGTGGTCCGGCGGGACGTTCGTGCCGTTCGGCGAGGGCGACCTGCCCATGGCGCAGCTCATGGACGACGTCGTCGCCTCCGGCTGGGACGGCTGGCTCGTCGTCGAGCAGGACCTCTACCCGGTCGCGGGCAGCGACCCCGCGGCGCCGTACCGCGACAGCGGGACGAACCGCGAGGTGCTGCGCCGCTGGGTCTGA
- a CDS encoding serine hydrolase, translated as MSTLPRRHVLSAGLGLGLLPLRVSAARAAGTAPGGSDAAQPEHTGRAGGSPARHAGGVSVRFSDPATVLRDARPESVGLASQPIAAATKAVRAGEQRPATGWALFPGASALMGYHGKVVGTDASGFSYLWQDASTMAPPAQRIRTGRGTVYDLASCSKLFTSITVVQLIEAGLVELEAPVARYLPEFAANGKEAVTVRQCLTHTSGFVAWLPLWSAYDTVAERIQAVMDQPLDNPPGTVYLYSDLNLITLGVLVQRMTGKPLDQVVRERITRPLGMSSTGYNPVENGWATRTQIAATEYQTAPPRGMVWGSVHDENAWSLDGVAGHAGVFSTVDDLSVLCQALLNGGTYRGRRILSQESVRLMVTDFNQAFPGDAHGLGFELDQRWYMQGMSSPVTAGHTGYTGTSVVVDFDAQGFAILLTNRVHPVRTGPSTNPARRAWAQGLALAQPVQPVAGRTAWFTGVTDATTSTLTATLTRPAPAGARLSFDTWLDMEETDPLTLETTSDGTTWTALPFTLRDRGTVTQTDGTVALSGVRAWEQARADLPAGATAVRWRMVTDALYLGRGVYVDSVRAVGGGVLLDGEEDASAFVADGWVAAAR; from the coding sequence ATGAGCACGCTTCCCCGTCGTCACGTCCTCTCCGCCGGGCTCGGTCTCGGCCTGCTGCCCCTCAGGGTGTCCGCCGCCCGGGCCGCCGGGACCGCCCCCGGAGGCTCGGACGCCGCCCAGCCCGAGCACACCGGCCGGGCCGGCGGCAGCCCCGCCCGGCATGCTGGCGGCGTGAGCGTCCGTTTCAGCGACCCCGCGACCGTCCTGCGCGACGCCCGGCCCGAGTCGGTCGGGCTGGCGTCGCAGCCGATCGCCGCGGCCACCAAGGCGGTTCGCGCGGGGGAGCAGCGACCCGCCACGGGCTGGGCGCTCTTCCCCGGCGCGTCCGCGCTCATGGGCTACCACGGCAAGGTCGTCGGGACCGACGCGAGCGGGTTCTCCTACCTGTGGCAGGACGCATCGACCATGGCGCCGCCCGCGCAGCGGATCCGCACCGGGCGGGGCACGGTCTACGACCTCGCCTCGTGCTCGAAGCTCTTCACGTCGATCACCGTCGTCCAGCTCATCGAGGCCGGGCTCGTCGAGCTCGAGGCGCCGGTCGCGCGCTACCTGCCCGAGTTCGCCGCCAACGGCAAGGAGGCCGTGACGGTCCGCCAGTGCCTCACGCACACCTCCGGGTTCGTCGCGTGGCTGCCGCTGTGGAGCGCCTACGACACCGTGGCCGAGCGCATCCAGGCGGTGATGGACCAGCCGCTGGACAACCCGCCCGGCACCGTCTACCTCTACAGCGACCTCAACCTCATCACCCTCGGCGTCCTCGTCCAGAGGATGACCGGGAAGCCTCTCGACCAGGTCGTGCGGGAGCGGATCACGCGGCCCCTCGGGATGTCCTCGACCGGCTACAACCCGGTCGAGAACGGGTGGGCGACGCGGACCCAGATCGCCGCGACGGAGTACCAGACCGCGCCGCCGCGGGGCATGGTGTGGGGGTCGGTCCACGACGAGAACGCCTGGTCGCTCGACGGCGTCGCCGGCCACGCCGGGGTCTTCTCGACCGTCGACGACCTCTCCGTGCTGTGTCAGGCGCTGCTCAACGGCGGGACCTACCGGGGCCGGCGGATCCTCTCGCAGGAGAGCGTGCGGCTGATGGTCACCGACTTCAACCAGGCCTTCCCCGGTGACGCGCACGGGCTGGGCTTCGAGCTCGACCAGCGCTGGTACATGCAGGGGATGTCGAGCCCGGTCACGGCCGGTCACACCGGCTACACGGGCACCTCGGTCGTCGTCGACTTCGACGCCCAGGGCTTCGCGATCCTGCTGACCAACCGCGTCCACCCGGTGCGGACCGGTCCGTCGACCAACCCCGCCCGCCGGGCGTGGGCGCAGGGACTGGCCCTGGCCCAGCCGGTGCAGCCGGTCGCGGGACGCACGGCGTGGTTCACCGGGGTCACCGACGCGACGACGTCCACGCTCACGGCCACCCTCACGCGACCGGCGCCTGCCGGGGCCCGGCTGTCGTTCGACACCTGGCTCGACATGGAGGAGACCGACCCGCTCACGCTGGAGACGACGAGCGACGGCACGACGTGGACGGCGCTGCCCTTCACCCTGCGCGACCGCGGCACCGTCACGCAGACCGACGGGACGGTCGCGCTCAGCGGGGTGCGGGCCTGGGAGCAGGCCCGGGCCGACCTGCCCGCCGGGGCCACGGCGGTGCGCTGGCGGATGGTCACCGACGCGCTCTACCTCGGCCGCGGCGTGTACGTCGACTCCGTGCGGGCCGTCGGGGGCGGCGTGCTCCTCGACGGGGAGGAGGACGCGTCGGCGTTCGTCGCCGACGGGTGGGTCGCCGCCGCGCGCTGA
- a CDS encoding DUF427 domain-containing protein, which translates to MSTVQAVWNGTVIARSDDTVVVENNHYFPRSSVDESLLAPSDTTSVCPWKGTASYASLVVDGQTNTDAMWFYPEPKEKAEMVRDRVAFWKGVQVSEV; encoded by the coding sequence ATGAGCACTGTGCAGGCCGTCTGGAACGGCACCGTCATCGCCCGGTCCGACGACACGGTCGTCGTCGAGAACAACCACTACTTCCCACGGTCCTCGGTCGACGAGAGCCTCCTCGCGCCCAGCGACACGACGTCGGTGTGCCCGTGGAAGGGCACCGCGTCGTACGCCTCGCTCGTCGTCGACGGGCAGACCAACACCGACGCCATGTGGTTCTACCCCGAGCCGAAGGAGAAGGCCGAGATGGTCCGCGACCGGGTCGCCTTCTGGAAGGGCGTCCAGGTCAGCGAGGTCTGA
- a CDS encoding Gfo/Idh/MocA family protein: MRIGLAGVGRIGAFHAETLRDLPGVDEVVVADALPDAARAVADTLGVGFAATAEELLASGLDGFVVATATPGHAPLLRAGVAAGVPTFCEKPVAATLEETVELARLVAGSDVPVHVGFQRRFDAGYRRAKAAVDAGELGFVHSVRSQTHDEAPPHASYVPGSGGIFRDCNVHDFDVLRFVTGHEVVTAYAAGGNKGADFFRDAGDVDTAAALLTLDDGTLVTVTSTRYHGAGHDVRMEVAGSEGTIGVGYDDSLALRSAEEGASYPAGPVHHSFMDRFLPAYRAELTAFVEVARGERPSPCTVDDALQAFRTAEACDRSRREGRIVHLDEVPGA, translated from the coding sequence ATGCGCATCGGACTCGCCGGCGTCGGCCGGATCGGCGCCTTCCACGCCGAGACGCTCCGGGACCTCCCCGGGGTCGACGAGGTCGTCGTCGCCGACGCCCTGCCCGACGCGGCCCGGGCCGTCGCCGACACGCTCGGGGTCGGCTTCGCCGCCACCGCCGAGGAGCTGCTCGCCTCCGGGCTCGACGGCTTCGTCGTCGCGACGGCCACCCCCGGCCACGCCCCGCTGCTGCGGGCCGGCGTCGCCGCCGGCGTCCCGACCTTCTGCGAGAAGCCGGTCGCGGCGACCCTCGAGGAGACCGTCGAGCTGGCCCGGCTCGTCGCCGGCAGCGACGTCCCCGTCCACGTCGGGTTCCAGCGTCGCTTCGACGCCGGCTACCGACGGGCCAAGGCCGCGGTCGACGCCGGCGAGCTCGGCTTCGTCCACTCGGTGCGCAGCCAGACCCACGACGAGGCGCCGCCGCACGCGTCGTACGTGCCCGGCAGCGGTGGGATCTTCCGCGACTGCAACGTCCACGACTTCGACGTCCTGCGGTTCGTCACGGGCCACGAGGTGGTCACCGCCTACGCCGCCGGCGGCAACAAGGGCGCCGACTTCTTCCGCGACGCGGGCGACGTCGACACGGCCGCGGCCCTGCTCACCCTCGATGACGGCACCCTCGTCACCGTCACCTCGACCCGCTACCACGGCGCCGGTCACGACGTGCGGATGGAGGTGGCCGGCAGCGAGGGCACCATCGGCGTCGGGTACGACGACTCGCTCGCCCTGCGATCGGCCGAGGAGGGGGCGTCGTACCCGGCGGGGCCGGTGCACCACTCCTTCATGGACCGCTTCCTCCCGGCCTACCGCGCCGAGCTCACCGCGTTCGTCGAGGTCGCCCGGGGCGAGCGGCCGAGCCCGTGCACCGTCGACGACGCCCTCCAGGCCTTCCGCACCGCCGAGGCGTGCGACCGCTCTCGCCGCGAGGGACGCATCGTGCACCTCGACGAGGTGCCGGGCGCATGA
- the iolC gene encoding 5-dehydro-2-deoxygluconokinase has translation MNGEGTGADGTTDDGAPYDLVTIGRCGVDIYPLDHGVGLAQVRTFEKFLGGSATNVAVAAARHGRRTAVVTRTGRDPFGEYVAAEIARLGVDNAFVEPVDGPPTPVTFCEIFPPDDFPLWFYRYPTAPDLLIDPATLPLDAVRDARIYWSTVTGLSQEPSRAAHHVAWRARERRPMTVLDLDWRPMFWPDEETGRAEVGRALEHVTIAVGNREECAVAVDETDPHRAADALLDRGLDLAVVKLGPRGVLAATREERVEVPTHPVEVVNGLGAGDAFGGALVHGLLAGWSLERTLRLANVAGAIVASRLECSTAMPTTAEVEAVAAGASPADVRPAVR, from the coding sequence ATGAACGGCGAGGGGACGGGTGCCGACGGGACGACCGACGACGGGGCGCCGTACGACCTGGTGACCATCGGCCGCTGCGGGGTCGACATCTACCCGCTCGACCACGGCGTCGGGCTGGCGCAGGTGAGGACGTTCGAGAAGTTCCTCGGCGGCAGCGCGACCAACGTCGCGGTCGCGGCCGCCCGGCACGGGCGGCGGACCGCCGTCGTCACGCGGACCGGGCGGGACCCGTTCGGGGAGTACGTCGCCGCCGAGATCGCGCGGCTCGGCGTGGACAACGCCTTCGTCGAGCCGGTCGACGGGCCGCCGACGCCGGTGACCTTCTGCGAGATCTTCCCCCCGGACGACTTCCCGCTCTGGTTCTACCGCTACCCCACCGCCCCGGACCTGCTCATCGACCCGGCCACGCTGCCGCTCGACGCGGTCCGCGACGCGCGGATCTACTGGTCGACCGTCACCGGCCTGTCGCAGGAGCCGAGCCGCGCGGCGCACCACGTCGCCTGGCGGGCGCGCGAGCGACGACCGATGACCGTGCTCGACCTCGACTGGCGGCCGATGTTCTGGCCCGACGAGGAGACCGGACGCGCCGAGGTCGGCCGCGCGCTCGAGCACGTGACGATCGCCGTCGGCAACCGCGAGGAGTGCGCCGTCGCGGTCGACGAGACCGACCCGCACCGCGCCGCCGACGCGCTGCTGGACCGCGGTCTCGACCTCGCCGTCGTCAAGCTGGGCCCGCGCGGGGTGCTCGCCGCCACGCGCGAGGAGCGGGTCGAGGTGCCGACGCACCCCGTCGAGGTCGTCAACGGGCTCGGGGCCGGTGACGCCTTCGGCGGGGCGCTCGTGCACGGCCTCCTGGCCGGCTGGTCGCTGGAGCGGACCCTGCGGCTGGCCAACGTCGCCGGTGCCATCGTCGCCTCGCGGCTCGAGTGCTCGACGGCGATGCCGACCACGGCGGAGG